In Trichocoleus desertorum NBK24, the following are encoded in one genomic region:
- the hpsL gene encoding hormogonium polysaccharide biosynthesis protein HpsL yields MPKSKLKSKQKALNDEAPPLTMKERLAQKRKAAQARKELVNYTIFALLICAVAGLCVGIINGDPKPGIGVTAGMLCLSLSLKYPREAMWGLLIYLPFGGTVTYAIGNSPLLQLAKDAFFIPALIGTIQYCRRERLPFLIPKQLMPPLGILFAYCLLVLIFVNGSQQMAAAGAEKPFAMGILGLKVLIGYVPLIVCAYYLIRDKKDLHFLIRLHVVLILACCGLAFMQYTFLKTGRCAGTVATGEDLFKASLASRCLVGGSLLYSPEHGQIRLPGTFVAPWQWGWFLISSGFISFAAAFSDPSFLWRNAGLSAMAATFILSTLSGQRIALALVPVTTVILLVLTGQVANLKRFIPVGIGLGLLLSIAMAANPEVVQERIESFQSRWDASPPQAFIMNQFEFVASRAGFLGKGLGRATNAARALGDAELIETYYPKVMYEIGPLGVLAFLVLVTTLTVVTFKAYRSVRDRSLRSYGASFWVFVLFISYNTYYYPLDVDPVAVYYWFFAGVILKLPELDRQEKLLKEASEELAGKQKGKRWKKTKVSTTS; encoded by the coding sequence ATGCCCAAATCAAAACTGAAGTCAAAGCAAAAAGCTCTCAATGACGAAGCCCCACCGCTAACGATGAAGGAGCGGTTGGCTCAGAAGCGAAAAGCAGCTCAAGCTCGCAAAGAACTGGTTAATTACACTATTTTCGCTTTGTTAATCTGTGCAGTTGCGGGCCTGTGCGTCGGCATTATTAATGGAGATCCAAAGCCCGGTATTGGCGTGACCGCCGGGATGCTCTGTCTCAGCCTTTCACTCAAATATCCCCGTGAGGCAATGTGGGGGCTCCTCATCTACCTACCTTTCGGTGGGACTGTTACATACGCAATTGGTAATAGCCCACTGCTCCAACTAGCCAAGGATGCTTTCTTTATTCCGGCACTGATTGGCACAATTCAGTACTGTCGGCGCGAACGGCTCCCTTTCCTGATTCCCAAACAGCTCATGCCACCTTTAGGCATCTTGTTTGCCTATTGCCTATTAGTCCTGATTTTTGTCAACGGTTCTCAACAAATGGCGGCTGCTGGAGCCGAGAAGCCGTTCGCAATGGGAATCTTGGGCCTTAAAGTCTTGATTGGCTATGTTCCTTTAATTGTCTGTGCCTACTACTTAATTCGCGACAAAAAAGACCTCCATTTCCTTATCCGTCTGCATGTTGTGCTGATTTTGGCATGCTGTGGTCTGGCTTTCATGCAATACACTTTCCTAAAAACAGGTCGCTGTGCAGGAACTGTAGCGACAGGGGAGGACCTGTTTAAAGCTTCGCTTGCTTCTCGATGTTTAGTAGGCGGCTCTCTTCTTTACAGTCCAGAACATGGACAAATTCGCTTGCCAGGAACCTTTGTCGCTCCCTGGCAGTGGGGTTGGTTTCTGATTTCTAGTGGTTTTATCAGTTTTGCTGCTGCTTTTAGCGATCCCTCATTTTTGTGGCGCAACGCTGGTTTGTCTGCAATGGCTGCTACCTTTATTTTGTCTACTCTTTCAGGGCAAAGAATTGCCTTGGCACTCGTGCCAGTTACTACGGTGATCCTGCTGGTTTTAACGGGACAAGTGGCGAACCTCAAACGTTTTATTCCTGTAGGAATTGGGTTGGGCTTGCTTCTGAGTATTGCCATGGCTGCCAATCCAGAAGTGGTGCAAGAGCGGATCGAAAGTTTTCAAAGCCGCTGGGATGCTTCACCACCTCAGGCATTCATCATGAATCAGTTTGAGTTCGTGGCGAGTCGAGCAGGCTTCTTAGGCAAGGGACTAGGGAGGGCGACTAATGCGGCTCGTGCTCTAGGCGATGCGGAGCTAATTGAGACGTACTACCCAAAGGTGATGTATGAAATCGGGCCATTAGGAGTGCTGGCTTTCTTGGTGCTGGTGACAACTTTGACCGTAGTTACCTTTAAGGCTTATCGCTCCGTACGCGATCGCAGCTTACGAAGTTATGGCGCGAGTTTTTGGGTGTTTGTCTTATTTATTAGCTATAACACCTACTATTACCCTCTAGATGTTGATCCAGTGGCTGTTTACTACTGGTTTTTTGCAGGTGTGATTTTGAAGTTGCCAGAGTTAGATCGCCAAGAAAAGTTACTCAAAGAAGCCTCTGAGGAACTAGCTGGAAAGCAAAAGGGTAAGCGATGGAAAAAGACCAAAGTATCAACCACGTCGTAA
- a CDS encoding ISKra4 family transposase: protein MLTLNPSHPSQELAWQRWDEKLQTSTTLASLVITAWQIGRYVAQVLVEQQLHQRAQQAETWGACTQCGHPLQSKGWVGRRMLTLVGWVEWKRRVGRCPHHCPGSQQVPFDQELGIEPYQQTSMELMRLGCLLAVLLPFELAAELLAQLSGVHLSDATLWQWVQTFGKRATQHLESELQSLAPGHPPQAEPLDATLAALPLVIAADGVTVPLRPTPGSAKGSIVWREVKVGLLTRLGTTTNRAGKTRTELRQHRLVAVLGTIDALQVRLQLEAARQSIESTSQVVWLSDGAQGFWRLYEQSFAPVAVGILDFYHASAHLWRAAQAYGNTVPHRTPQAWFERLRHQLRHGYGHRIIKELNCLLRYRSTPVSAKATLQQVHDYLSTHQEHLCYRKFKKQGWPIGSGMVESACKWLIAQRFKGVGMRWSEDGFNHLLHLRLAWVNQRFDALFSQESLTLFSDSPNH, encoded by the coding sequence ATGTTAACGCTCAACCCATCCCACCCTTCTCAAGAACTGGCGTGGCAACGCTGGGACGAGAAACTTCAAACTAGTACTACTCTTGCCAGTCTCGTCATAACAGCTTGGCAGATCGGACGATACGTCGCTCAGGTGCTAGTTGAACAACAGTTGCATCAAAGAGCTCAGCAAGCAGAGACCTGGGGTGCTTGTACTCAGTGTGGTCATCCCCTGCAAAGCAAGGGTTGGGTGGGACGTCGGATGCTCACCCTCGTTGGATGGGTGGAATGGAAACGGCGAGTTGGACGATGTCCCCATCATTGTCCTGGGAGTCAGCAAGTTCCCTTTGACCAAGAGTTGGGCATCGAGCCTTATCAGCAAACCTCGATGGAATTGATGCGTTTGGGGTGTCTCTTAGCGGTCCTTCTACCCTTCGAGTTGGCCGCAGAACTATTAGCTCAACTGAGTGGCGTTCATCTCAGTGATGCCACGCTTTGGCAGTGGGTGCAAACCTTTGGCAAGCGAGCCACTCAGCATCTAGAATCAGAACTCCAATCGTTAGCGCCGGGACATCCACCCCAAGCTGAGCCGCTCGATGCAACTTTGGCTGCCTTGCCTTTGGTCATTGCCGCTGATGGCGTGACGGTGCCACTGCGGCCCACTCCTGGGAGCGCCAAAGGCAGCATTGTGTGGCGAGAAGTGAAAGTGGGTTTGCTGACTCGTTTGGGCACGACAACCAACCGAGCGGGAAAAACCAGGACAGAGTTGAGGCAACATCGCCTCGTTGCCGTACTCGGTACTATAGATGCCCTGCAAGTGCGTCTGCAACTGGAAGCAGCGAGACAAAGCATAGAGAGCACTTCCCAGGTCGTGTGGCTCAGTGATGGGGCACAAGGATTCTGGCGGTTGTACGAGCAGAGCTTCGCACCTGTTGCGGTGGGCATCTTGGATTTCTACCATGCCTCGGCACATCTCTGGCGAGCCGCTCAAGCGTACGGCAACACGGTGCCTCACCGTACCCCACAAGCGTGGTTTGAGCGGCTACGACATCAACTGCGTCACGGTTATGGGCATCGCATTATTAAAGAACTCAACTGCTTATTGCGTTATCGCTCTACCCCTGTCTCGGCCAAAGCAACCTTGCAACAAGTGCATGATTATCTCAGTACTCATCAGGAGCATCTGTGCTATCGGAAGTTCAAAAAGCAGGGTTGGCCGATTGGCTCCGGGATGGTTGAGAGTGCTTGTAAGTGGCTGATTGCTCAGCGCTTCAAAGGCGTTGGGATGCGATGGAGTGAGGATGGCTTCAACCATTTGCTGCATCTGCGTTTAGCTTGGGTCAATCAGCGCTTTGATGCCTTGTTCTCCCAGGAGTCATTAACCTTATTCTCGGACTCCCCCAACCATTAG
- the glmM gene encoding phosphoglucosamine mutase — MVTSPARTQRPSLASISISTVQSAPSKPPISEQSLHLNLPATPLFGTDGIRGHAGDLLSAPLALQVGFWAGRVLQSQTTTSGPIILGQDSRNSSDMLAMALSAGLTAAGLEVWNLGLCPTPSVAYLAQTTGALGGVMISASHNPPEDNGIKFFGANGAKLSLAVQAQIEAAIRGNVADVKPQIQGGDRWGHHYHRPELLSEYVESLHKPLLPTMNLQGMRIVLDLAWGAAANLAPTVFTAMGAEVICLHDQPDGDRINVNCGSTHLDPLRLAVKQHNADIGFAFDGDADRVLAVDAQGRIVDGDYILYFWGQTLRQAQALPGDTIVSTVMANLGFERAWEKQGGKLLRTAVGDQYVHAEMLRQGAMLGGEQSGHILCRHYSVSGDGLLTALHLAALVRRAGTSLTDLVDQSFQTYPQLLKNVRVEDRDRRLNWQNCDGLQSAIAQAETQMGNQGRILVRASGTEPVIRVMVEAASAELATYWADNLVLAVQEHLQ; from the coding sequence ATGGTCACATCCCCTGCCCGGACGCAACGTCCTAGCTTAGCTTCGATTTCGATTTCAACTGTACAGTCTGCCCCTTCTAAGCCGCCAATTTCAGAACAATCGCTGCACCTGAACTTACCAGCCACTCCTCTGTTTGGTACTGATGGGATTCGTGGCCATGCAGGTGATTTGTTGAGTGCCCCTCTAGCGCTACAAGTGGGGTTTTGGGCGGGTCGTGTATTGCAATCTCAGACGACTACATCAGGCCCAATCATCTTGGGTCAAGATTCCAGAAATTCCAGTGATATGTTAGCTATGGCGCTCTCTGCTGGCTTAACCGCTGCTGGTTTAGAAGTTTGGAATTTAGGGCTATGCCCCACTCCCAGCGTTGCCTATCTTGCCCAAACGACAGGGGCTCTGGGTGGTGTCATGATCTCAGCCAGCCATAATCCCCCGGAAGATAACGGCATCAAGTTTTTTGGTGCCAATGGAGCCAAGCTGTCCCTAGCCGTCCAAGCTCAAATTGAAGCAGCGATCCGGGGCAATGTGGCAGATGTGAAGCCGCAAATTCAGGGTGGCGATCGCTGGGGTCATCATTACCATCGGCCTGAATTGTTGAGCGAGTATGTGGAGTCGCTGCACAAGCCGCTGCTTCCGACAATGAATTTGCAAGGCATGCGGATTGTCTTAGATCTCGCCTGGGGGGCAGCAGCTAACTTAGCTCCCACCGTGTTTACGGCAATGGGTGCCGAAGTGATTTGCCTGCATGATCAACCCGACGGCGATCGCATTAATGTCAACTGTGGCTCTACGCATCTCGACCCTCTACGACTTGCCGTGAAGCAACATAATGCTGATATCGGCTTTGCCTTCGACGGAGATGCCGACCGAGTGCTGGCAGTAGATGCTCAAGGCCGCATCGTAGATGGTGACTATATTTTGTATTTCTGGGGCCAAACCTTACGTCAAGCGCAAGCATTACCCGGCGATACGATCGTTTCAACGGTGATGGCAAACCTGGGCTTTGAGAGAGCCTGGGAAAAACAAGGGGGTAAACTGCTACGCACTGCGGTGGGTGATCAATATGTCCACGCCGAAATGCTGCGCCAAGGTGCCATGTTAGGCGGTGAGCAATCAGGCCACATTCTCTGTCGGCACTATAGTGTCAGCGGTGATGGGTTACTGACTGCCTTGCACCTCGCAGCTTTAGTCCGGCGAGCAGGCACTTCCTTGACCGACCTAGTGGATCAAAGCTTCCAAACTTATCCTCAGTTGTTAAAGAATGTGAGAGTTGAAGACCGCGATCGCCGTTTGAACTGGCAAAACTGCGATGGTTTACAAAGCGCGATCGCTCAAGCTGAGACCCAGATGGGAAACCAAGGCCGAATTTTAGTTCGAGCTTCTGGAACTGAACCTGTGATTCGAGTCATGGTAGAAGCGGCTAGTGCTGAATTGGCAACCTACTGGGCAGACAATTTGGTTTTAGCGGTACAAGAACATTTGCAGTAG
- the hpsN gene encoding hormogonium polysaccharide biosynthesis glycosyltransferase HpsN, with protein sequence MTYSTETAIKNSDVMAWPAISVIIPTYCREEALRDTLVDVMAQDYPNFEVLVVDQTRTHEPATEAYLEQLATAGKIQWFRVDWASLPGARNYAVRRSTGDIILFIDDDVQLTPGFLATHARNYVEQPDVGAVAGRVFDRMKLTESKKSRVIEYLAPEAMDPGVAWYHIDLVHTIKPQQVLTARGCNMSFRRELFERHGLHFDERFRGSAVREESDFCLHIRQTGYRIWYDPEAHLVHLGEETGGCHDISTRSLQYQLTFYHNHFLLGLKNLTPMQSLRLFARLFDCHVLGRPPCHKSGSPLKILSRAGFYFLGFLSAVWTLIQAIWNDGQTYTRLDQDARVTQAPIATQSLDEPATAVSSLES encoded by the coding sequence ATGACCTATTCAACTGAAACCGCGATAAAAAATTCAGATGTGATGGCTTGGCCTGCGATTTCGGTGATTATTCCCACCTACTGTCGTGAGGAGGCTTTGCGAGACACACTAGTTGATGTGATGGCACAAGACTACCCTAACTTTGAAGTGTTGGTAGTAGACCAAACTCGCACTCATGAGCCTGCGACTGAAGCCTACTTGGAGCAATTGGCAACAGCAGGCAAGATTCAGTGGTTCCGGGTGGATTGGGCGAGTCTGCCAGGGGCACGAAACTACGCTGTGCGGCGCTCCACAGGTGACATTATTTTGTTCATTGATGATGATGTGCAGCTTACGCCTGGTTTTCTAGCAACGCATGCCCGAAATTACGTGGAGCAACCAGATGTGGGGGCTGTAGCTGGTCGCGTCTTCGATCGCATGAAGCTGACTGAATCGAAGAAAAGCCGCGTCATTGAGTACTTGGCCCCTGAAGCGATGGACCCAGGGGTTGCTTGGTACCACATTGATTTGGTCCACACGATTAAGCCTCAGCAAGTTCTAACGGCTAGGGGCTGTAATATGTCCTTTCGTCGGGAGTTGTTTGAGCGGCATGGCCTGCACTTTGATGAGCGCTTTCGGGGCAGTGCGGTCCGGGAAGAGTCTGACTTTTGTTTGCATATTCGACAGACGGGTTACCGCATTTGGTACGACCCAGAAGCTCACCTGGTGCATTTAGGGGAAGAAACCGGAGGTTGTCATGATATCAGCACGCGATCGCTGCAATATCAGCTCACCTTCTACCACAACCACTTTTTGCTAGGGCTAAAAAACCTCACACCTATGCAATCGTTGCGCTTATTTGCCCGCCTATTCGATTGCCACGTTCTAGGTCGGCCACCTTGTCACAAGAGTGGTTCTCCCTTAAAGATTTTGAGTCGCGCTGGATTCTATTTCTTAGGTTTTCTCAGTGCTGTTTGGACTTTGATTCAAGCTATTTGGAATGATGGTCAAACCTATACACGCTTGGATCAGGACGCTAGAGTGACACAGGCTCCCATTGCTACCCAATCGTTAGATGAACCAGCGACAGCCGTTAGCTCTCTGGAGTCTTAG
- a CDS encoding uracil-DNA glycosylase family protein has product MSSEEQISLFDVSGLPAAPAPADFDPDLIPTSAKVPIPAGIYSSMEQMAVHCNQCQRCDLGASRTHAVVGRGNLQAPIMIIGEGPGQNEDETGLPFVGRAGQLLEKILASVRLTTDEDVYICNMVKCRPPGNRTPTPDETEACRPYLMEQVRMVDPKIILLTGATAVRGVTGDKRGITKIRGQWLEWEGRLCMPILHPAYLLRNPSREPGSPKWQMWQDVQVVRTKLDEIRGNSATDS; this is encoded by the coding sequence ATGTCCAGCGAAGAACAAATTAGCCTTTTTGATGTTTCAGGTCTTCCCGCAGCCCCTGCACCTGCGGACTTTGACCCCGATCTGATCCCCACTAGTGCCAAAGTACCGATTCCTGCTGGTATTTACAGCTCGATGGAGCAAATGGCCGTCCACTGTAATCAATGCCAGCGCTGCGATTTAGGCGCTAGCCGTACCCATGCAGTCGTAGGACGAGGCAATCTACAAGCGCCCATCATGATTATTGGAGAAGGGCCTGGACAAAATGAAGATGAGACAGGGTTGCCTTTTGTCGGGCGGGCTGGACAACTGCTCGAAAAGATTTTGGCATCGGTCCGTTTGACCACGGATGAGGATGTTTACATTTGCAATATGGTCAAGTGCCGTCCCCCTGGCAACCGTACCCCAACTCCGGATGAGACGGAAGCTTGTAGGCCTTACCTGATGGAGCAGGTGCGGATGGTGGACCCCAAAATCATTTTGCTGACTGGAGCTACAGCGGTGCGCGGAGTGACTGGTGATAAACGAGGTATTACTAAGATTCGCGGTCAGTGGTTAGAGTGGGAAGGTCGTCTTTGCATGCCGATTCTGCACCCTGCGTATTTGTTGCGAAATCCATCGCGAGAACCCGGAAGCCCCAAGTGGCAAATGTGGCAGGATGTTCAGGTGGTTCGGACTAAGCTTGATGAGATTCGGGGGAACTCTGCCACTGATTCTTAG
- a CDS encoding phosphoribosyltransferase, which yields MLSSPLFRDREAAGQELALAVFEEFTQLRTAATHSDWHIATAQPIVYGLPRGGIPLAAAIAEKLSCPLDVVIAKKITRPEDPELAIGAVAATGEVLWTQPQPWHLHSTKIYKAALQATLEKAQLQLTQFSSIRPQVEPEGAIAILVDDGIATGMTIAVAAQALRQQKPAQIWICAPVAPLELVDWLHQWSDRLILLATPTSFSSVSRFYQNFPQVELDEAIACLQDQSHARLPAQMNTCPPSPPMLGGTEREFSSALDDEREQ from the coding sequence ATGCTATCTTCTCCGCTATTTCGCGATCGCGAAGCAGCTGGTCAAGAACTAGCCCTGGCAGTTTTCGAGGAATTTACCCAATTAAGGACAGCAGCAACCCATTCAGACTGGCACATAGCCACTGCTCAACCCATCGTTTACGGACTACCTCGTGGTGGAATTCCACTCGCCGCTGCGATCGCCGAGAAATTAAGCTGCCCCCTTGATGTCGTTATTGCCAAGAAAATCACTCGCCCCGAAGACCCAGAGCTAGCCATTGGAGCCGTTGCCGCCACAGGAGAGGTTCTGTGGACTCAGCCTCAACCTTGGCATCTTCACAGCACCAAAATTTACAAAGCCGCCTTGCAAGCAACGTTAGAGAAAGCTCAACTGCAACTCACTCAATTTTCCTCTATTCGTCCCCAAGTCGAACCCGAAGGAGCGATCGCCATTCTAGTAGACGACGGTATCGCCACAGGTATGACCATCGCCGTTGCGGCTCAAGCTCTGCGCCAACAGAAACCCGCCCAAATTTGGATCTGTGCCCCAGTTGCCCCCTTAGAACTTGTAGACTGGCTCCACCAATGGAGCGATCGCCTTATCCTTCTTGCCACCCCCACAAGCTTCTCCAGCGTCAGCCGTTTCTACCAAAATTTCCCTCAAGTAGAGCTAGACGAAGCCATAGCTTGCTTACAAGACCAGTCCCATGCAAGACTTCCAGCACAAATGAATACTTGCCCCCCTAGCCCCCCAATGCTGGGGGGAACCGAGAGAGAATTTTCCTCAGCATTGGATGATGAAAGGGAGCAATAA
- the hpsO gene encoding hormogonium polysaccharide biosynthesis glycosyltransferase HpsO, which produces MRILVASHTYIVDLNCEKLRSLARLEPDIEVTIVVPQRWRPGGVQNTIIETQPRQEGSFRIVPVSNLSQNNQGLLCFGQDLITLLRQFRPQIIQVEQGSKAIGYSQLITLNRLLGLKAKNLFFTWWNLPYTLKFPISAIEAYNLRHTDGLVAGNQDGVEILQQHGYQGPARVMPQLGVDETLFRPQPQPELAAQLGIQPSEFVVGFVGRFVEEKGLLTLGKALAGLRDRPWKWLLLGRGPLKDALFNWAQQEGLADRLIWVESVPHDQVQRYINLMNTLVLPSETTYQFKTLTSVGWKEQFGHVLIEAMACQVPVIGSDSGEIPYVIGDTGLVFPEGNAEALQDCLRQLIEQPELATNLAKRGYERVLNQYTNQALASQLLSFYKELLAA; this is translated from the coding sequence ATGAGAATTTTAGTAGCTAGCCATACCTATATCGTTGATCTCAATTGTGAGAAGTTGCGATCGCTGGCCCGCTTGGAGCCAGATATTGAAGTGACGATTGTAGTGCCTCAACGTTGGCGACCTGGAGGCGTGCAAAATACCATTATCGAAACTCAGCCTCGCCAGGAGGGTTCGTTTCGGATTGTCCCAGTTTCTAATTTGAGCCAGAACAATCAAGGGTTGCTGTGCTTTGGGCAAGATCTGATTACGTTGCTCCGCCAGTTTCGACCTCAGATCATTCAAGTAGAGCAGGGATCAAAGGCGATCGGTTATAGCCAACTGATTACGCTCAATCGTTTGCTAGGCTTAAAAGCTAAAAATTTGTTTTTTACTTGGTGGAATCTACCTTACACCTTGAAGTTTCCTATTTCCGCCATTGAAGCTTATAACTTGCGCCATACCGATGGGTTGGTGGCTGGAAATCAGGATGGTGTGGAAATTTTGCAGCAGCATGGATATCAAGGGCCTGCTCGTGTGATGCCGCAATTGGGAGTGGATGAAACTTTATTTCGACCGCAACCTCAGCCAGAATTGGCGGCTCAGCTTGGTATTCAGCCGTCTGAGTTTGTGGTGGGTTTTGTGGGTCGCTTTGTGGAAGAAAAAGGCTTGTTAACTCTGGGGAAAGCCTTGGCAGGATTGCGCGATCGCCCCTGGAAATGGCTACTTTTGGGTCGAGGGCCACTAAAAGATGCTCTCTTTAACTGGGCGCAGCAAGAAGGCTTAGCAGATCGGTTGATTTGGGTGGAGAGCGTCCCGCACGATCAGGTGCAGCGGTACATCAATTTAATGAATACTCTGGTACTACCCTCGGAAACTACCTATCAGTTCAAAACCCTAACCTCAGTGGGCTGGAAAGAGCAATTTGGCCATGTGCTGATTGAAGCGATGGCTTGCCAGGTTCCGGTGATTGGTTCGGATTCGGGGGAAATTCCTTATGTGATTGGAGATACAGGCTTAGTCTTTCCAGAAGGAAATGCTGAAGCGTTGCAAGATTGCTTACGGCAATTAATCGAGCAACCGGAGTTGGCAACCAACTTGGCGAAGCGAGGGTATGAACGAGTCCTTAATCAGTACACCAACCAAGCTTTGGCTAGCCAGTTATTAAGCTTTTACAAGGAGTTGCTTGCCGCGTGA
- the hpsP gene encoding hormogonium polysaccharide biosynthesis glycosyltransferase HpsP — protein MNQPLRVLQIVPSISLVYGGPSQMVLGLSGALAAQGVEVTILTTDSNGDAGQAPLEVPLDRPVEQDGYQIHYFRCSPFRRYKFSLALLQWLAKQAHSFDLAHIHALFSPVSTAAATIARSQKLPYLLRPLGTLDPADLRKKKQLKQIYAALLERPNLAGAAAIHFTSDQEAKISERFGLTTKDLVMPLGVSLPELSAHPEAIRAQLGIPSDRPLVLFMSRIDPKKGLDLLLPALEALLAEKIEFHFVLAGGNPQDPDYEAAIRSQIQASPLAVHTTVTGFASGETKAALLQSADLFVLPSYYENFGIAVAEAMAMGTPVVISDQVHICEEVRQAEAGWVGPCEMTALTHLLKDALKDRAERQRRGRRAKVYALQHYSWPAIAQQMILSYQKILATTAR, from the coding sequence GTGAACCAGCCTCTGCGGGTTTTGCAAATTGTGCCCTCCATTTCGCTAGTGTACGGAGGGCCAAGCCAGATGGTGTTGGGGTTATCCGGTGCCCTAGCAGCTCAGGGTGTAGAGGTGACGATCCTCACTACAGATTCTAACGGGGATGCAGGCCAAGCTCCGTTAGAGGTGCCCCTCGATCGCCCTGTAGAACAAGATGGCTATCAAATCCACTACTTTCGCTGCTCACCTTTCCGCCGCTACAAATTCTCTTTGGCCTTGCTGCAATGGCTGGCTAAACAGGCTCACTCCTTCGACTTGGCCCATATTCATGCCTTGTTTTCTCCGGTGAGTACAGCAGCAGCTACGATCGCGCGATCGCAAAAGTTGCCCTATCTGTTGCGTCCGTTGGGAACTCTTGATCCCGCCGATCTACGCAAGAAAAAACAGCTAAAACAAATTTATGCAGCGTTGCTAGAGCGGCCGAATCTGGCTGGGGCCGCAGCAATTCACTTCACCAGTGACCAAGAAGCCAAAATTTCCGAGCGTTTTGGGCTGACCACTAAAGATTTAGTCATGCCATTGGGTGTGAGCTTGCCGGAGTTGTCTGCTCATCCCGAAGCAATTCGCGCTCAGTTAGGCATTCCCAGCGATCGCCCCCTGGTTCTGTTTATGTCCCGAATTGACCCTAAGAAGGGATTAGATTTGCTGTTACCTGCTCTAGAAGCTTTGCTAGCAGAAAAAATCGAATTTCATTTTGTCTTGGCAGGCGGAAATCCCCAAGATCCAGATTATGAAGCGGCGATTCGGAGCCAAATTCAAGCTTCCCCCCTAGCTGTTCACACGACGGTGACTGGGTTTGCTTCTGGAGAAACGAAAGCTGCCTTGCTGCAAAGTGCTGATTTGTTTGTGCTGCCGTCCTACTACGAAAACTTTGGCATTGCGGTGGCGGAAGCGATGGCAATGGGCACGCCTGTGGTGATCTCAGATCAAGTGCATATCTGTGAGGAGGTGCGGCAGGCAGAAGCAGGTTGGGTCGGGCCTTGTGAAATGACGGCTTTGACGCATTTGCTCAAGGATGCCTTGAAGGATCGGGCAGAACGTCAGCGTCGAGGTCGACGAGCCAAGGTATATGCACTGCAACACTATAGCTGGCCTGCGATCGCTCAACAAATGATTCTGTCTTACCAAAAAATTTTGGCGACAACCGCACGCTAG